TCCCATTGAGATGAGCGACGATATCGTGCGCGAGCTCCACGAGGTTCTTGATTGTCTCTGTGGGAGGCTTTACCAGAAAAAATCCGCGCAGAGAACCCTCCCAAGAAGGCGCTCGGAGCCGTTCCGAAGGAAGCTTTCCATTTTTTGCACATAAGAGAGACTTTTGACGCCCACACCGGAAGAGGCTTTGGCTCGTAACATCTAATGCGGCGCTCTTACGCGGGCGGGAGCGGAGTTTTTTTCTCAGATGCCGGCTGGTGGTTCGCTAAAGAGAACGTAAGCGATACTTTTTGCCGCGGCTTAGCTGGACCGCCCAAGAGTTTGATACCCTGCGGGTCCGAGCGTAAAGCAAAGATGGCCCCGAGCGGCGTGAAGGGCGGCCCGAGCTCATGGAGGGAAGCTAAGGAGCGGGATCCGGAAGAGCGGTAGAGCTTACCCGCAAGCTTTAAGGAAAAGATCCCAAGATCAAACGTTTTGCGCGAGAAAAACCGGCGGCTGGCCATCCTCGGGCCGAAACTCCATGCGCTTCTGGCCGAAGAGGAGTCCCGGGCGGGTGCGTTTCTCTTTGGGTTCGGGCCGCCTCTTGGCCGAAAAAGTTTTCATCTTCCCTTGGCCAAAATGGAGCGCTTGGACAACCCCGAGAGAATCCGTGGGATCCAATGGAATCCCCATGGCAAGAGCGGGGAGGAGCAGGCGAGAGCGATTTTTGGTGATGCCCGCAAAGAGATCTCTGGCGGCTGCGACGAATCGGGCAAGGTGTTTGCGATCGAACGCTGGGATCTTCGAAAGAGCAAAGCTAGAGCTTAACTCGGTGGATTCCGTTCGGGCTCACTTGGGTCTTTTCCTTTGCCTATGCTAAGGCGACCGCGATGCTTCAATCGGCTTCTTTTGCTGCCGGATTCGAGCTGATCGAACTCGACCCCCCTTACGCGTCTCCGGTCAGTACCGTCAACCACACGCGCCATCGGGACACAACTTCTTACGAGGGCGCGGCCTCGTCCCTTCCTCCGGCGAGGATTTGAGTCTCTTCGATCGCCCATCCGTGCGGGAGGCGGTAGTTCCGACCCGCAAGGCGTCATGTCAGCTTTTCTCTCACCCG
This genomic interval from Candidatus Methylacidithermus pantelleriae contains the following:
- a CDS encoding recombinase family protein, encoding MRFGFECGEKALATQSRSILVVDPIEMSDDIVRELHEVLDCLCGRLYQKKSAQRTLPRRRSEPFRRKLSIFCT